The nucleotide sequence TTCCCGCCTTCAATAACCAGCGTGAGGTTCGGGGCTTTCATGCGGAAATTTTCAGTTTCTTCAAGGATCTCAGCAGTTTCAAAAATGCGCGTTTCATTACGGTATTCCTCCGCGTCACTACCTGAGAACAGGGTGACTGCCAGACCTTCTTTTCCGGCACGACCTGTTCGACCGATCCGATGGGTATAGGTTGAAAGATCTTGAGGCATATCGTAGTTAAGCACCATGCCAAGTTCTTCGATGTGCAGTCCCCTTGCCGCAACATCCGTCGCAACCAGCACCGGGCAACTCCGATTGGCAAACTGCATCAGCACATCGTTGCGGTCATACTGTTCCAAATCACCATGAATGGCCAAGGCGTCAATACCCTTTTTATACAGATTATCGGCAATCTCTTGTGATCCCAGTTTGGTCATGCTGAACACAAGCACATTTTCAGGTTGGTGATGGGCCAATATTTTGATGAGTGTCGCAAGCTTCTCCTCCGGATCCACCTCATAGAAATATTCAGTAATTTTATTGGCACTTTCCTCAGCGATCGTCTGAATCGGGACAGCGTTTTTTTGAATGGAAGCGCTTAATTCCAAAATGTCCTCGGTATATGTGGCCGAGAAAAGCAGGGTTTGACGATTGGTTGGCGCATAAGTAATGATTTTATTGATCTCTTCAATAAATCCCAGATCGAGCATACGGTGTGCTTCATCAATGACGAGGACATCCAAAACCGCTAATGAGAGCGAGCCTTTATCGAGGTGTTTCAGGATTCGTCCGGGTGTGCCTACAACGATATGGGCTTCGTGGCGTAAGGATTCACATTGCTTGCCAAAAGAGGCACCACCGCATATTGTTAAAATTTTGATATTGCTGGTGAACCTTGCCAGCCGGCGTAACTCTTTGGATACCTGTTCCGCCAACTCACGGGTCGGACATAATATCAGGGATTGAACCGCCCATTTTTTTACATCCAGCCTTTCCAGGGCGCCAATTCCAAACGCTGCCGTTTTGCCGCTTCCTGTCTTTGCCTGTGCGATAACATCGCGTTTTTGTAAAATATGCGGCAGGCTTTGAGCCTGCACAGGTGTCATGGTCTGAAACCCGAGTTCATTGATGTTGCGCAGCATGGGTTTTGATAGGGGTAAGTTTGAAAAATTGTAAAGGTTCATCTTTTATATTCAACAAGGGGTTGTAGCTTTATAGTGATTAAGCCGGAAATTATGAGGGGACTGATGCTTTCAAAATGAGGTTTTGAAGGGCTTGTACTGCTTGTTTTTTCACATCATGGATGGATTCCCTTCAATTGAACGAATTTCTTTCAAGAAGTAGGTCTTTCAATTGAGTGTCTCAAACTCATTTGTTGGAATGATGGTTTTTTCTTGGGATCATGGAAATAGTTCAGTGATTTTTGCCAGAAGTTGTTCCTCTGTAAATGGTTTAACCAGAAACTTGCTGACACCAACCCTTGCAGCTTCTTTAATATTTTCAAGTTTTGCTTCCGCGGTCACCATCAATATGGGAATATCTTTTAACTTTGAGCTGGCTTTCATCGCCTGTACAACCTCGATTCCGCTCATTTTGGGCATATTCCAATCCATAATGACTAAACCGAATTTGTCATTTTCGCTATGCAGTTTCAGTTTAGTGATGGCGGCGATCCCATTTTCAGCTTCGGTGAATCTTTTGAAGCCTATTTTTCGTAAGAGATTCATCATGATTCGTCGCATTTGGGGGAAGTCATCAACAACCAAGACGGAAATATTGAAATCAATTGGCATAATTCATATCCAGGTTTAAAGTTTTATTTCAGATCTGGAATGAAGGATATTGGCTGTTTGTTCAAGCTTCGGATGATTTTATCTTCTTGAACAAACTGAATATCCTCATTTCATCAGTGTGAGTATCTTCTTCTGGATATAATAAAAAATTCGTATTGGTAAGCGTTTTTTGCGAGAAGATTTTGCTCGCAGTCAAATGGTGCAACCAGACCGGGGAAGGTTTTATTTCCATTGAAACAGAGGATCCTTGGCAATAATCCGGAACCAGGGAGTGAAATGCGATGGTCTGTCACGCAGATCATTATGGAGATCAGACTCTGAATACCATAAAAAATCGGATACTTCGTTCAGATTGATCACGGGTTCGCCATCCCACAAACCCACCAGCAGATGATCCAGTTCATGTTCTATCAGGCCATCTTCAAGGTCTACCTTATAAATCAAGGACCCCACATCCTGCAACGGACAGGAAAAACCCATCTCCTCCAGCAATCGTTGTTGGGCCTGAGGCAACAATTCTGACCCGGTCACAGGATGACTGCAACAGGTGTTTGACCACAAACCCCGGGCATGGTATTTATCTTCGGCTCGACGCTGTAACAACAATTGATGATTCGAATTGAATACAAAAATTGAATATGCCCGATGCAGATCGCCATCCTGATGCGCCTGCAACTTTTCTTTACGTCCGATCACACGATCGTGTCTATCTACCAGAATCACATCCGTCATAAGTCTGATCTCAAAAAATTCTCAAAAAAAATTCACCTGTGCAGGTGGTTTGAAAATGAGCCGCTAAGAACGCTAAGAACACGAATAAAAAGGTTTTTTTATATAAATGAAGTCCTCCGTGAACCCCTTAT is from SAR324 cluster bacterium and encodes:
- the dbpA gene encoding ATP-dependent RNA helicase DbpA; this encodes MNLYNFSNLPLSKPMLRNINELGFQTMTPVQAQSLPHILQKRDVIAQAKTGSGKTAAFGIGALERLDVKKWAVQSLILCPTRELAEQVSKELRRLARFTSNIKILTICGGASFGKQCESLRHEAHIVVGTPGRILKHLDKGSLSLAVLDVLVIDEAHRMLDLGFIEEINKIITYAPTNRQTLLFSATYTEDILELSASIQKNAVPIQTIAEESANKITEYFYEVDPEEKLATLIKILAHHQPENVLVFSMTKLGSQEIADNLYKKGIDALAIHGDLEQYDRNDVLMQFANRSCPVLVATDVAARGLHIEELGMVLNYDMPQDLSTYTHRIGRTGRAGKEGLAVTLFSGSDAEEYRNETRIFETAEILEETENFRMKAPNLTLVIEGGKKDKVRPGDILGALTGEAGIEARHIGKIDIYDRQSYVAIDRNMIDHACSSLKNGKIKGRKFSVWILR
- a CDS encoding response regulator, with the protein product MPIDFNISVLVVDDFPQMRRIMMNLLRKIGFKRFTEAENGIAAITKLKLHSENDKFGLVIMDWNMPKMSGIEVVQAMKASSKLKDIPILMVTAEAKLENIKEAARVGVSKFLVKPFTEEQLLAKITELFP
- the idi gene encoding isopentenyl-diphosphate Delta-isomerase, whose product is MTDVILVDRHDRVIGRKEKLQAHQDGDLHRAYSIFVFNSNHQLLLQRRAEDKYHARGLWSNTCCSHPVTGSELLPQAQQRLLEEMGFSCPLQDVGSLIYKVDLEDGLIEHELDHLLVGLWDGEPVINLNEVSDFLWYSESDLHNDLRDRPSHFTPWFRIIAKDPLFQWK